A genomic window from Qipengyuania oceanensis includes:
- a CDS encoding TraB/GumN family protein codes for MKLKNTLATAASGFALLLSSPAFADHHQETAVAETAVVEAKVATPALWKVADEDTTIYLFGTVHALPEGLNWYTGPVETALTGSEELVTEIIADPGMASEMQALVMEKGMLPADQSLRGLLDADQAKRYEATMTKLGLPAAAFDRFEPWYASMMFSMLPLLQQGYSPEAGVEFSLAKSAGEAKKRGELETVEYQLSLFDNLPQEKQIEYMMETVDQVDEIKPLLDKMVGEWLEGDADGLAALMNESMDDPVLAETLLYQRNRAWAEWIDERLDAPGTIFIAVGAGHLAGEQSVQDALTARGIETTRVQ; via the coding sequence ATGAAACTCAAGAATACCCTTGCAACTGCCGCTTCCGGCTTCGCCCTGCTGCTGTCGTCGCCTGCCTTCGCGGATCACCACCAGGAAACCGCGGTCGCCGAAACTGCCGTCGTCGAAGCCAAGGTCGCGACACCGGCCCTGTGGAAGGTCGCCGACGAAGATACCACGATCTACCTGTTCGGCACGGTCCATGCCCTGCCCGAAGGCCTCAACTGGTACACCGGGCCCGTTGAAACCGCGCTGACGGGTTCGGAAGAGCTGGTGACCGAGATCATCGCCGACCCGGGTATGGCCAGCGAAATGCAGGCGCTTGTGATGGAAAAGGGGATGCTCCCGGCCGATCAGTCGCTGCGTGGCCTGCTCGACGCAGATCAGGCCAAGCGGTACGAGGCGACGATGACCAAGCTCGGCCTCCCGGCTGCGGCCTTCGACCGTTTCGAGCCGTGGTATGCCTCGATGATGTTCTCGATGCTGCCGCTGCTGCAGCAGGGCTATTCGCCGGAAGCAGGCGTCGAGTTCTCGCTCGCCAAGAGTGCCGGTGAAGCCAAGAAGCGCGGCGAGCTGGAAACCGTCGAGTACCAGCTTTCGCTGTTCGACAACCTGCCGCAGGAAAAGCAGATCGAATACATGATGGAAACGGTCGATCAGGTCGACGAGATCAAGCCGCTTCTCGACAAGATGGTCGGCGAATGGCTCGAAGGCGACGCCGACGGCCTCGCCGCACTGATGAACGAGAGCATGGACGATCCGGTCCTGGCTGAAACCCTGCTCTACCAGCGCAATCGCGCCTGGGCCGAGTGGATCGACGAGCGCCTGGATGCGCCCGGCACTATCTTCATCGCCGTCGGCGCGGGTCATCTCGCCGGCGAGCAGAGCGTGCAGGACGCGCTGACCGCTCGCGGGATCGAAACCACCCGCGTCCAGTAA
- a CDS encoding helix-turn-helix domain-containing protein, whose product MNNRLKVLRAERDWSQAELAGRLDVSRQAVNAIETGKHDPSLPLAFRISRLFNMPIEEIFDDGQ is encoded by the coding sequence GTGAACAATCGCCTCAAGGTGCTGCGCGCGGAACGCGACTGGAGCCAGGCCGAACTGGCCGGCCGGCTCGACGTATCGCGCCAGGCAGTCAACGCGATCGAAACCGGCAAGCACGACCCGTCCCTGCCGCTCGCCTTTCGCATTTCCCGTCTTTTCAACATGCCGATCGAGGAGATTTTCGATGACGGCCAATGA
- a CDS encoding 50S ribosomal protein L25/general stress protein Ctc, with product MSDALTLPAETRERAGKGASRALRREGRVPAVIYGGKEEPTPIHVEAKELVRQLGGGHFMNSIVMIDVGGKSVRTLPKDVAFDPVTDRPTHVDFLRLSKDSKIEVQIPVVFVNQEDSPGLKKGGVLNVVRHELDLICESDKIPDEIAIDVTGKEVGDSIHISEIELPKGSESAITDRDFTIATLVAPSALKKSEGAEGDADDQTGEGMEPGETAATEQGPDDDAADEQEAKSE from the coding sequence ATGAGCGATGCTCTGACCCTGCCGGCCGAGACGCGCGAACGGGCTGGCAAGGGAGCCTCCCGTGCACTGCGTCGCGAAGGCCGTGTCCCCGCCGTGATTTATGGCGGCAAGGAAGAACCCACCCCGATCCACGTCGAAGCCAAGGAACTGGTTCGCCAGCTCGGCGGCGGCCACTTCATGAACTCGATCGTCATGATCGACGTCGGCGGCAAGAGCGTTCGCACGCTGCCCAAGGACGTCGCTTTCGATCCGGTCACCGACCGTCCGACCCACGTCGATTTCCTGCGCCTTTCGAAGGACTCGAAGATCGAAGTCCAGATCCCGGTCGTCTTCGTGAACCAGGAAGATTCGCCGGGCCTCAAGAAGGGCGGCGTTCTCAACGTGGTCCGTCACGAGCTCGACCTCATCTGCGAATCGGACAAGATCCCCGACGAGATCGCGATCGACGTCACCGGCAAGGAAGTCGGCGATTCGATCCACATCAGCGAAATCGAACTGCCCAAGGGCAGCGAGAGCGCCATCACCGACCGCGATTTCACGATCGCCACGCTGGTTGCTCCTTCGGCTCTCAAGAAGTCGGAAGGCGCCGAAGGCGATGCTGACGACCAGACGGGCGAAGGCATGGAGCCGGGCGAAACCGCTGCCACCGAGCAGGGTCCGGACGACGATGCTGCCGACGAGCAGGAAGCGAAGAGCGAATAA
- the glyS gene encoding glycine--tRNA ligase subunit beta, with protein MSDFLLELRSEEIPARMQTGARAELEKLFRREMESAGVAAGEITVWSTPRRLALIARGLPEATEAVSEELKGPPVGAPDQALDGFCRKAGVDKADLEIREVKGRETYFTVIEQPGRAMTDLLAEAIPTVIAQFSWPKSMRWGAASISTASQRWVRPLSGIVALFGDEVVEFEIASHADIYANAEGDIRVERVPLGLKSGAVTFGHRFHHSGEITIGNADDYAAKLRAGHVIVDHEERQDLIRKGAAKVAAETGLKLVEDEGLVIENAGLTEWPVPLLGRFEEDFLEVPPETIQLTARVNQKYFVCEDAAGKLANAFICTANIEAEDGGARVVDGNRKVLAARLSDARFFWDVDRKKTLVQHAKGLERITFHEKLGTVADKVDRVAKLARWLVEEGIVKDADPDMAEQAARLAKADLVTEMVGEFPELQGLMGGYYARAEGLPDAVADAIRDHYKPVGQGDDVPTAPVTVAVSLADKLDTLIQFFAIGHYPSGSKDPFALRRAALGVLSVLQTNGVRLRFSTLASQTDGQISALYSQGTKNALPDLLDFFADRLKVQQREAGVRHDLIDAVFALGGEDDLVRLLARVKALQSFMETEDGANLLAGYKRAANILKKEEWAETSLGYTPEPAEKALIDALDAAGPQAEAAIEREDFAGAMTALASLRAPIDRFFDEVTVNADEEMKRAYRLGLLDRFRAAVHKVADFSRIEG; from the coding sequence ATGAGCGATTTCCTCCTCGAACTGCGCAGCGAAGAGATCCCCGCCCGGATGCAGACAGGTGCGCGCGCCGAACTGGAAAAGCTGTTCCGCCGCGAGATGGAATCCGCCGGAGTCGCTGCGGGGGAGATTACCGTCTGGTCGACGCCGCGCCGCCTCGCGCTGATTGCGCGCGGTCTCCCGGAAGCAACCGAAGCGGTTAGCGAAGAACTGAAAGGTCCGCCGGTCGGCGCGCCCGACCAGGCGCTCGACGGGTTCTGTCGCAAGGCCGGTGTCGACAAGGCCGATCTCGAGATCCGCGAAGTAAAAGGCCGCGAGACCTACTTCACTGTGATCGAGCAGCCGGGCAGGGCGATGACGGACCTGCTGGCCGAGGCGATTCCTACCGTAATCGCACAGTTTTCGTGGCCTAAATCCATGCGCTGGGGTGCGGCTTCAATCAGTACCGCGTCGCAACGATGGGTGCGCCCACTTTCTGGCATTGTCGCTCTCTTCGGAGATGAGGTCGTAGAATTCGAGATCGCCTCTCATGCAGACATATATGCAAACGCTGAGGGCGATATTCGTGTTGAGCGAGTGCCGCTTGGTCTGAAGTCAGGCGCGGTGACGTTCGGCCACCGCTTCCATCATTCAGGCGAAATCACCATCGGCAATGCCGACGACTATGCGGCGAAGCTGCGCGCGGGACATGTGATCGTTGATCACGAGGAACGGCAGGACCTGATCCGCAAAGGCGCCGCGAAGGTTGCCGCTGAAACCGGTCTCAAGCTGGTCGAGGACGAGGGTCTGGTAATCGAGAACGCCGGCCTAACCGAATGGCCCGTCCCGCTGCTCGGACGCTTCGAGGAAGATTTCCTCGAAGTTCCGCCAGAGACCATCCAGCTCACCGCGCGTGTGAACCAGAAGTATTTCGTCTGCGAGGACGCAGCAGGCAAGCTCGCCAACGCCTTCATCTGCACCGCCAATATCGAGGCGGAAGACGGCGGCGCACGCGTGGTCGACGGCAACCGCAAGGTCCTCGCCGCGCGCCTGTCCGACGCGCGCTTCTTCTGGGATGTCGACCGCAAGAAGACTCTCGTCCAGCACGCCAAGGGTCTGGAGCGCATCACCTTCCACGAAAAGCTGGGCACTGTCGCCGACAAGGTCGACCGCGTGGCGAAGCTGGCCCGCTGGCTGGTTGAGGAAGGGATCGTCAAGGATGCCGACCCGGACATGGCCGAACAGGCCGCGCGCCTCGCCAAGGCCGATCTCGTCACCGAAATGGTCGGCGAGTTTCCCGAATTGCAGGGCCTGATGGGCGGGTATTACGCCCGCGCCGAAGGCCTGCCCGATGCGGTGGCCGACGCGATCCGCGATCACTACAAGCCGGTCGGGCAGGGTGACGATGTGCCGACCGCTCCGGTGACGGTGGCGGTGAGTTTGGCTGACAAGCTAGATACGCTGATCCAATTCTTTGCGATTGGCCATTATCCCTCAGGCTCAAAAGATCCGTTCGCGCTTCGGCGCGCTGCTCTCGGGGTTCTTTCGGTTTTGCAGACCAACGGGGTTCGACTTCGCTTCTCAACGCTTGCTTCGCAGACAGACGGTCAAATCTCAGCACTTTATTCACAGGGCACAAAGAACGCTCTTCCCGACCTGCTCGACTTCTTCGCCGATCGCCTCAAGGTCCAGCAACGCGAAGCAGGCGTCCGCCACGACCTCATCGACGCGGTGTTCGCGCTCGGCGGGGAGGACGATCTCGTCCGCCTGCTCGCCCGGGTGAAGGCGCTCCAGTCCTTCATGGAGACCGAAGACGGCGCGAACCTGCTCGCCGGCTACAAGCGCGCGGCCAATATCCTCAAGAAGGAAGAATGGGCCGAAACGTCGCTCGGCTACACGCCGGAACCTGCTGAGAAGGCGCTGATCGATGCGCTCGATGCCGCGGGGCCGCAGGCAGAGGCCGCCATCGAGCGCGAAGATTTCGCCGGCGCCATGACCGCGCTCGCATCCCTGCGCGCACCGATCGACCGCTTTTTCGATGAAGTGACGGTAAACGCGGATGAAGAAATGAAGCGCGCATATCGGCTCGGCTTGCTTGATCGCTTCCGTGCTGCGGTGCACAAAGTCGCCGATTTCAGTCGCATCGAGGGATAA
- the pth gene encoding aminoacyl-tRNA hydrolase, which yields MQLWAGLGNPGPQYAMQRHNVGFMAADVIAEVHDFGAVQKKFSGWLQEGRIGREKILLLKPATYMNKSGQSVGEAMRYYKLEPQDVTVFHDELDLDPFRIKVKRGGGAAGQNGIRSIIQHIGEDFRRVRIGIGHPGDKSRVTGHVLGNYAKAEQEPLVDMLSGIAAEAHWLAENDDARFMSDLALRMQ from the coding sequence ATGCAGCTTTGGGCAGGCCTCGGAAATCCCGGACCGCAATATGCGATGCAACGGCACAACGTGGGCTTCATGGCAGCCGACGTGATCGCCGAAGTGCATGATTTCGGCGCGGTGCAGAAGAAGTTTTCCGGCTGGTTGCAGGAAGGACGGATCGGGCGCGAGAAAATCCTGCTGCTGAAGCCCGCGACTTACATGAACAAGTCGGGACAGTCGGTCGGCGAGGCCATGCGCTATTACAAGCTGGAGCCGCAGGACGTGACGGTCTTCCACGACGAGCTCGATCTCGATCCTTTTCGCATCAAGGTAAAGCGCGGTGGCGGCGCGGCCGGCCAGAACGGCATCCGTTCGATCATCCAGCACATCGGAGAAGACTTCCGCCGCGTGCGCATCGGCATCGGCCATCCGGGCGACAAATCGCGCGTGACGGGCCACGTCCTGGGCAATTACGCCAAGGCCGAGCAGGAGCCGCTGGTCGACATGCTGTCGGGGATCGCGGCCGAAGCGCACTGGCTGGCCGAAAATGACGATGCGCGCTTCATGAGCGACCTGGCGCTGAGGATGCAATGA
- a CDS encoding CPBP family intramembrane glutamic endopeptidase, producing the protein MTRRPDKAMTQRTILMAQTFQTIAFTALGAGLWYWSGRPLEDFLHLNFREAMLGLLLAGVMILVAYAAFRTFPRMSEKLVRSQAGTYDFLRNRLSFPAVVWIAICAGVNEEALFRAGLQTLAGDYIGPVLAILASSALFALVHLAKPVVSAIIFAIGILFGVIYEATGSLLIVMIGHAVYDIFALAYLQDELHRLRVFDDEAEPAAS; encoded by the coding sequence ATGACGCGCAGGCCGGACAAGGCGATGACCCAGCGCACCATCCTGATGGCGCAGACCTTTCAGACGATTGCGTTCACCGCGCTCGGCGCAGGATTGTGGTACTGGTCCGGTCGCCCGCTGGAAGACTTTCTGCACTTGAACTTTCGCGAGGCCATGCTCGGCCTGCTGCTGGCGGGCGTGATGATCCTCGTCGCCTACGCGGCGTTCAGAACCTTTCCCCGCATGTCGGAGAAACTCGTCCGCAGCCAGGCCGGAACCTATGATTTCCTGCGCAACCGGCTCTCGTTCCCCGCCGTGGTCTGGATAGCGATTTGCGCCGGCGTCAACGAGGAAGCGCTGTTTCGCGCAGGGCTGCAGACGCTCGCGGGCGATTACATCGGCCCGGTGCTCGCGATACTAGCGAGCAGCGCGCTGTTTGCGCTAGTCCACCTGGCAAAGCCGGTCGTCAGCGCGATCATCTTTGCGATCGGCATCCTCTTCGGCGTCATCTACGAGGCGACCGGAAGTCTGCTGATCGTGATGATCGGCCATGCGGTGTACGACATCTTCGCCCTGGCTTACCTGCAGGACGAATTGCACCGGCTGCGGGTGTTCGACGACGAAGCGGAGCCGGCTGCGAGCTAG
- a CDS encoding methyltransferase domain-containing protein yields MSVPPRIFDPARRRSAAERALAIAARKGADAFLLEDMAEDVLERIDFMQLDAGRALVIGAELTGLSASLRAAAWQVDVPDPLSFDEEHPWGESYDLVVNLGRLDRINDLPGALLHMRHALSEGGIAIAAILGAGSLPRLREAMLAADGERPAARLHPMIDSGSATALMQRAGFRRQVVDSHTMEVRYATLDRLVADLRAHGFGNQLVSRPPALTRESRARARDTFAAAARDGKTSEIFELLTLTGWG; encoded by the coding sequence ATGTCAGTGCCGCCCCGTATCTTTGACCCCGCGCGTCGCCGCAGTGCCGCCGAGCGCGCCCTGGCCATCGCCGCCAGAAAAGGCGCCGATGCATTCCTGCTCGAGGACATGGCAGAGGACGTTCTGGAGCGGATCGATTTCATGCAACTCGATGCCGGTCGCGCACTCGTCATCGGGGCCGAACTGACCGGCCTTTCGGCGAGCCTGCGCGCAGCAGCGTGGCAAGTCGACGTGCCCGATCCGCTCAGTTTCGACGAAGAACATCCATGGGGCGAAAGCTACGATCTTGTCGTCAACCTCGGGCGGTTGGACCGGATCAACGACCTACCGGGAGCCCTGCTCCACATGCGTCACGCTCTCTCCGAGGGCGGCATCGCGATCGCGGCAATCCTCGGGGCAGGATCGCTGCCTCGCCTGCGCGAGGCGATGCTTGCAGCCGATGGCGAGCGGCCTGCGGCGCGGCTTCACCCGATGATCGACAGCGGGTCGGCTACGGCGCTCATGCAGCGCGCAGGTTTCAGGCGGCAAGTGGTCGACAGCCATACGATGGAAGTGCGCTACGCAACGCTCGACAGGTTGGTCGCGGACCTGCGCGCGCACGGTTTCGGCAATCAGCTCGTCTCACGCCCTCCAGCCCTGACCCGCGAAAGCCGGGCGCGCGCCCGCGACACATTCGCCGCCGCCGCCCGCGACGGCAAGACGAGCGAAATCTTCGAGCTGCTGACCCTGACCGGCTGGGGCTAA
- a CDS encoding glycine--tRNA ligase subunit alpha, whose translation MTAIPQRNPAKSFQDMILALHDFWSAKGCLILQPYDMRMGAGTFHTATTLRALGPEPWNAAFVQPCRRPTDGRYGENPNRLQHYYQYQVILKPSPPDIQQWYLDSLKVIGIDPLKHDIRFVEDDWESPTLGAWGLGWEVWCDGMEVTQFTYFQQMGGFDCKPVAGELTYGLERLAMYIQGVDNVYDLDFDGRGTSYGHVFLENERQMSKWNFEVADTDALFDLFNKAEAECRNALAAEVPIAAYEQAVEASHIFNLLQARGVISVQERASYMGRVRDLARGSCEAHMAKEAAGWAEKFPEWSA comes from the coding sequence ATGACCGCGATACCGCAAAGAAACCCGGCGAAAAGCTTCCAGGACATGATCCTCGCGCTCCACGATTTCTGGAGTGCGAAGGGCTGCCTGATCCTGCAACCCTATGACATGCGCATGGGGGCGGGGACCTTCCACACCGCGACCACGCTGCGCGCGCTCGGACCGGAACCGTGGAACGCCGCGTTCGTGCAACCCTGCCGCCGACCGACCGACGGCCGCTATGGCGAAAACCCGAACCGGCTGCAGCATTACTACCAGTACCAGGTTATCCTGAAGCCGAGCCCGCCGGACATTCAGCAATGGTATCTCGACAGCCTCAAGGTGATCGGGATCGACCCGCTTAAGCACGACATCCGCTTCGTCGAGGACGATTGGGAAAGCCCGACGCTGGGCGCATGGGGTCTCGGTTGGGAAGTCTGGTGCGACGGGATGGAAGTCACCCAGTTCACCTATTTCCAGCAGATGGGCGGTTTCGACTGCAAGCCGGTCGCGGGCGAGCTTACCTACGGGCTCGAGCGGCTCGCGATGTACATCCAGGGCGTCGATAACGTCTACGACCTCGATTTCGACGGGCGCGGGACCAGTTACGGCCACGTGTTCCTGGAGAACGAACGGCAGATGTCGAAATGGAATTTCGAAGTCGCCGATACGGACGCGCTGTTCGACTTGTTTAACAAGGCCGAGGCCGAGTGCAGGAACGCGCTCGCTGCCGAAGTCCCCATCGCCGCCTACGAACAGGCGGTCGAGGCAAGCCACATCTTCAACCTGCTGCAGGCGCGCGGCGTGATCAGCGTGCAGGAACGCGCGAGCTACATGGGCCGCGTCCGCGACCTCGCGCGCGGCAGTTGTGAAGCGCATATGGCGAAGGAAGCTGCCGGCTGGGCTGAGAAATTTCCGGAGTGGTCGGCATGA
- the ppdK gene encoding pyruvate, phosphate dikinase encodes MKTVYTFGGESDYSDPRQGDKTVTGGKGANLAEMASIGLPVPPGFTITTEESVRYLQDGQDFSDELKAEVGKALAHIEATVGKKLGDEADPLLVSVRSGARVSMPGMMDTVLNLGLNDRTVEGLAATSGDERFAWDSYRRFIQMYSDVVLGLDHGLFEEALEIAKEDRGFYADTDMEAGDWKELVAEYKSIAEGELGHPFPQDVTEQLWGAIRAVFDSWDSDRAKVYRRLNDIPGDWGTAVNVQAMVFGNMGDTSATGVAFTRDPATGERAYYGEWLVNAQGEDVVAGIRTPQYLTKAAREAAGAKQPSMEEAMPGAYGELARVFDLLENHYRDMQDIEFTVQDGTLWMLQTRTGKRTAKAALKMAVDMVDEGLIDEKTAILRVDPMALDQLLHPTLDPDAQRDVLTTGLPASPGAASGKIVLDADTAETWAGRGEKVILVRVETSPEDIHGMHAAQGILTARGGMTSHAAVVARGMGRCCVSGASAVSIDLKARTLRIGNRDLKEGDLLTLDGGNGQVMAGEVATIEPELAGDFGILMEWADQHRRMKVRTNAETPDDCRMARQFGAEGIGLCRTEHMFFDAARISAVRQMILAEDEKGRRAALAKLLPEQRADFKGIFEVMAGLPCTIRLLDPPLHEFLPHGDAEFEELANATGYGVDHLKRRAGELHEFNPMLGHRGCRLGITYPEIYEMQARAIFEAACEVASESGESVVPEIMIPLVATKRELELLKALVDRVAQEVFADTGTSVDYLVGTMIELPRAALMAGEIAEEASFFSFGTNDLTQTTLGVSRDDAGRFLNAYVDKGIFARDPFVSLDIDGVGQLVSLAAERGRATRPDIKLGICGEHGGDPASIRFCEQTGLDYVSASPYRVPIARLAAAQAALKD; translated from the coding sequence GTGAAGACGGTCTATACATTCGGCGGCGAGAGCGATTATTCGGATCCGCGCCAAGGCGACAAGACCGTCACCGGCGGCAAGGGCGCAAACCTCGCCGAAATGGCCAGCATCGGCCTGCCGGTTCCTCCCGGTTTCACGATCACGACCGAAGAAAGCGTGCGTTATCTGCAGGATGGCCAGGATTTCTCGGACGAGTTGAAAGCCGAGGTCGGCAAGGCGCTGGCGCATATCGAGGCGACAGTGGGCAAGAAGCTGGGCGACGAGGCAGACCCGCTGCTCGTCTCCGTGCGGTCGGGCGCGCGCGTTTCCATGCCCGGCATGATGGACACCGTCCTCAACCTCGGCCTCAACGACCGCACGGTGGAAGGCCTGGCGGCGACATCGGGTGACGAGCGTTTCGCCTGGGACAGCTATCGCCGGTTCATCCAGATGTATTCCGACGTCGTCCTCGGCCTCGACCACGGCCTGTTCGAGGAAGCGCTCGAAATCGCCAAGGAAGACCGCGGCTTCTACGCCGACACCGACATGGAAGCGGGCGACTGGAAAGAACTGGTCGCAGAATACAAATCGATCGCCGAGGGCGAGCTCGGCCACCCGTTCCCGCAGGACGTCACCGAGCAGTTGTGGGGCGCGATCCGCGCCGTGTTCGACAGCTGGGACAGCGACCGGGCCAAGGTCTACCGCAGGCTGAACGATATCCCTGGCGACTGGGGCACGGCGGTCAACGTGCAGGCGATGGTCTTCGGCAACATGGGCGATACCTCGGCCACAGGCGTTGCCTTCACGCGCGATCCCGCCACCGGCGAGCGCGCCTATTACGGCGAATGGCTCGTCAATGCACAGGGCGAGGACGTCGTCGCCGGTATCCGTACCCCGCAATATCTGACCAAGGCTGCCCGCGAGGCCGCGGGGGCCAAGCAGCCGAGCATGGAAGAGGCAATGCCGGGTGCCTATGGCGAGCTGGCGCGCGTGTTCGACCTGCTCGAAAACCACTACCGCGACATGCAGGACATCGAGTTCACCGTGCAGGACGGCACGCTGTGGATGTTGCAGACCCGCACCGGCAAGCGCACCGCCAAGGCCGCGCTCAAGATGGCGGTCGACATGGTCGACGAAGGCCTGATCGACGAGAAGACAGCGATCCTGCGTGTCGATCCGATGGCGCTCGACCAACTGCTCCATCCCACGCTCGATCCCGATGCGCAGCGCGACGTGCTGACCACCGGCCTACCGGCATCGCCCGGCGCGGCGTCGGGAAAGATCGTGCTCGATGCCGACACCGCCGAAACCTGGGCCGGGCGCGGCGAGAAGGTAATCCTCGTCCGGGTCGAGACCTCTCCCGAAGACATCCACGGCATGCATGCCGCGCAAGGCATCCTGACCGCGCGGGGCGGGATGACGAGCCATGCTGCCGTCGTCGCGCGGGGCATGGGTCGCTGCTGCGTCTCGGGTGCGAGCGCGGTTTCGATCGACCTGAAGGCGCGCACGCTGCGGATCGGCAATCGCGACCTCAAGGAAGGAGATCTGCTGACACTGGATGGTGGCAACGGGCAGGTCATGGCGGGCGAAGTCGCGACGATCGAGCCGGAGCTTGCCGGCGATTTCGGCATCCTGATGGAATGGGCCGACCAGCACCGCCGGATGAAGGTCCGCACCAACGCCGAAACACCCGACGATTGTCGCATGGCGCGCCAGTTCGGTGCCGAGGGGATCGGGCTGTGCCGCACCGAACACATGTTCTTCGACGCGGCGCGGATCAGTGCCGTGCGCCAGATGATCCTTGCCGAAGACGAGAAGGGCAGGCGGGCAGCGCTCGCGAAGCTGCTTCCCGAACAGCGCGCCGATTTCAAGGGCATCTTCGAGGTCATGGCGGGCCTGCCTTGCACGATCCGCCTGCTCGATCCGCCACTCCACGAGTTCCTGCCGCACGGCGATGCCGAGTTCGAGGAACTGGCCAATGCGACCGGCTACGGGGTCGATCACCTCAAGCGGCGTGCGGGCGAATTGCACGAGTTCAACCCGATGCTCGGCCATCGAGGCTGCCGGCTCGGGATCACCTATCCCGAGATCTACGAGATGCAGGCGCGCGCCATTTTCGAAGCGGCCTGCGAAGTCGCCAGCGAAAGCGGCGAATCGGTCGTGCCGGAGATCATGATCCCGCTGGTGGCGACGAAACGCGAGCTGGAATTGCTCAAGGCGCTGGTCGATCGGGTGGCGCAGGAAGTTTTCGCCGACACGGGAACATCGGTCGATTACCTCGTCGGAACGATGATCGAGCTGCCGCGCGCGGCCCTGATGGCGGGTGAGATCGCCGAGGAAGCGAGCTTCTTCAGCTTCGGCACCAACGACCTCACGCAGACGACGCTGGGCGTGAGCCGCGACGACGCCGGTCGCTTTCTCAACGCCTATGTCGACAAGGGTATCTTCGCACGCGATCCGTTCGTCAGCCTCGATATCGACGGTGTCGGACAACTGGTTTCGCTGGCGGCCGAGCGGGGCAGGGCGACCCGGCCCGACATCAAACTGGGCATTTGCGGCGAGCATGGCGGCGATCCGGCATCGATCCGCTTCTGCGAGCAGACCGGTCTCGATTACGTCTCCGCCTCGCCATATCGCGTACCAATCGCGCGGCTCGCCGCGGCGCAGGCGGCACTGAAGGACTAG
- a CDS encoding TraB/GumN family protein — protein sequence MLRSFLLWLAAGFVLAACSQEQPVEVETVSPALWEVTSPDGRKGWLFGTIHALPDGTRWRTGVFGAAWAEAGTLVLEVPDVGDDDKIGESFNQLVISPDQPPVLDRVAPSRRDDLQAALAGEGIEPDRMTRFETWAVALVLSRTNAFKGEGVDKQLKAARGDRPLVGLETTADQLGAFDNLPEPQQRLLLLSVLDERDAPDSKRRRAEAWLAGDIAALEAETRSGMLANEELRARLLLARNRAWLPRIERIIAGGTRPLIAVGAGHLVGPDGLTESLARNGYEVRRLQ from the coding sequence GTGCTGCGCAGCTTTCTCTTGTGGCTGGCGGCCGGCTTCGTGCTGGCCGCCTGCTCGCAGGAGCAACCGGTGGAGGTCGAAACGGTCTCCCCCGCACTATGGGAAGTGACCTCGCCGGATGGCCGCAAGGGATGGCTGTTCGGAACTATCCATGCGCTCCCCGACGGCACCCGGTGGCGCACCGGGGTTTTCGGTGCCGCGTGGGCCGAAGCCGGTACGCTCGTCCTCGAAGTTCCCGATGTCGGCGACGACGACAAGATCGGCGAATCCTTCAACCAGCTTGTGATTTCGCCCGACCAGCCGCCCGTTCTCGACCGGGTCGCACCTTCCCGGCGAGACGATTTGCAGGCTGCACTGGCGGGTGAAGGCATCGAGCCCGACAGGATGACCCGGTTCGAGACCTGGGCGGTGGCGCTCGTCCTCTCGCGGACCAACGCGTTCAAGGGCGAAGGCGTCGACAAACAGCTCAAGGCAGCGCGCGGCGACAGGCCGCTCGTCGGCCTCGAAACCACCGCCGACCAGCTCGGCGCTTTCGACAATCTGCCCGAGCCGCAGCAACGCCTGCTGCTGCTGTCGGTCCTCGACGAACGCGACGCGCCGGATAGCAAGCGCAGGCGCGCCGAAGCCTGGCTGGCGGGTGACATCGCCGCGCTGGAAGCGGAGACGCGCAGCGGAATGCTCGCGAACGAGGAACTGCGTGCCCGTTTGCTGCTGGCCCGCAACAGGGCATGGCTTCCAAGGATCGAACGGATCATCGCTGGCGGCACTCGCCCGTTGATCGCCGTCGGCGCAGGTCATCTGGTCGGGCCTGACGGGCTGACCGAATCGCTCGCGCGCAACGGTTACGAGGTCAGGCGCCTGCAATAG